The nucleotide sequence GACGCTTCTTTTCCAACCCATGCTATAAGTTATGTTCTTCGTGAAGCAGGCTTAACAGGCGAAAACGTTGACTATGTGGCGTTTTATGAAAAGTCGTTTCTTAAGTTCGAACGCATACTTGAAACTTACTATGCATTTGCTCCCAAAGGCATTGTTAGTTTTGTAAAATCAATTCCTTTATGGATGAAAGAAAAACTATTTGTAAAGCAGCATATAATAAGTGAATTAAAGGCAATGGATATTAAATCTTTGGTTTTATTCCCTGAACATCACTTATCACATGCAGCAAGCGCTTTTTACCCTTCACCTTATGAGGATGCTTGTATTTTAACAGTTGATGGAGTAGGAGAATGGGCAACCACTACCATTGGAAAAGGTAAAGGTAATAAAATTACATGTTTGAGAGAAATTCATTTTCCTCATTCATTAGGCTTATTTTATTCGGCATTTACCTACTACTGTGGTTTTAAAGTTAATGGAGGGGAATACAAATTGATGGGGCTTGCTCCTTATGGGCAATATTCTCAACAAGCAATGGATTACATTCGGTTAATTAAAGAACATCTTATTGATATTCGTTTGGATGGCTCTTTTTTGCTTAATATGAATTATTATAATTATGCGACAGGATTAACTATGACGAATGATAAATTGTGGAAAAAAATTTTCAATGTTCCTCCTCGCAAACCGGAAAGTGATATCTCACAACCATATATAGATCTTGCTTTTGCTGCACAGTTCGTTATCGAGGAAGTGATGTTAAAGTTAGCCCATACAGCTAAAGAGCTTACAAATTCGGATACGCTTGTAATGGCTGGGGGGGTAGCTTTAAATTGTGTTTCCAACGAAAAACTTTATAACAGCCGTCTTTTTAAACATATTTGGGTCCAGCCTGCATCTGGTGATGCGGGTGGTGCTGTAGGAGCGGCTTTGGCTATCTGGCATACTTTTTTGAATAATAAACGAATTGTAAACAAGAAAGATGGAATGAGCAATACTTATTTGGGTCCTTCATTCTCTCAAAGATGTGTTGATATTTTGATTCGTAATAAGGATGCTCATGCTGAATTGCTTTCCGAAACTGATTTACTTCAGAAAGTATCTGTTCTTTTAAGAGACGGCGCCATTGTGGGATGGTTTCAGGGTCGGATGGAGTTCGGCCCGCGATCTTTGGGAAACAGATCTATCCTTGCTGATCCAAGAGCTGAGGGGATGCAGAAAAGATTAAATTTAAAAATCAAGTTTAGAGAAAGTTTCAGACCTTTTGCCCCATGTATTCTGGAAGAAGATGTGTCTAACTATTTTGAGAGAACAGGGCCATCGCCATACATGTTGTTTACAACAGGTCTTCTACCAGAATTAAGAAAACAATTGCCTGAAAACTACAAACAGCTTACTTATTCAAATAAGCTTTACGCTGCACGTTCTGCTCTGCAGGCTGTAACACATGTGGATTTCTCTGCCAGGATTCAAACAGTATCAAGAGAAAATAATTCTTTATTGTACGACTTGCTGAGAGCTTTCAAAACAGAAACTGGTTGCGGCATATTAGTCAATACGAGTTTTAATGTGAGAGGGGAACCAATTGTTTGTAATCCTGAAGATGCCTATAGTTGTTTTTGCAATACTGGAATGGATTATCTTGTTATTGGAAATTATCTGTTTTCAAAAAACAAATAGATAAATGAAATTGAAAATATAAATAAAGTAGTAATCATTTAAATCATTATCATGAAACAGTTTGTATTAGTGTCGTTAGCTAGTTTAGCTTTGTTAACATGTCAGAAACTGGAGGGAGAAACGCCTCTTAAAATGGTTGAACAGGTAGATTTCTCTCATGTTCATATTCAGGATAAATTCTGGTCTCCACGATTAGAAAAACATATCACGGCTACCTTGCCGGTTTGTATAGATCAAATAGAGAATCAAACTGGTCGCATGCAGAATTTTGTGAATGCAGCCAAACAATCAGGAAAACATTCGGGAATATTTTTTGATGATTCAGATGTGTATAAAGCACTGGAGGGAATGGCTTATGCATTGATAAATCACCCAGATGCCAATCTTGAAAAAAAGGCGGATGAGTGGATTGCTAAAATTGCCTCCGCTCAGCAACCCGACGGGTATATAAATACGTACTATACGCTAACCGGACTTGATAAGCGGTGGACAAATATGGACAAGCATGAGATGTATTGTGCTGGTCATATGATTGAGGCGGCAGTTGCTTATTATAGAGCTACTGGTAAGCGGACGCTATTAGATGTAAGTATTCGTATGGCGGATCATATGATGAATGTTTTTGGTCCGGATAAACGTCATTGGGTACCAGGACATGAAGAGATTGAATTGGCTTTGGTGAAATTATTCCAGGTAACCAAAGATAAAAGATACCTGAATTTCTCAAACTGGTTGTTGGAAGAAAGAGGACATGGTCATGGATCAAAAGGAGATGAGGGTAAATGGGAACCTATCTATTATCAGGATGAGAAACCAATTCGTGAAATGACAGATATTGCAGGTCATGCTGTTCGTTGTATGTATTTGTATTGTGGTATGGCAGATGTCGCTGCTTATAAAAATGAAACAAGCTATATTGTTGCCATGAATCGTTTATGGGATGATGTAGTGTTGCGGAATATGTATATTACAGGAGGAATAGGTTCTTCAAAGCATAATGAAGGTTTTACCGAAGATTATGATTTGCCTAACAAAGATGCTTATTGTGAAACTTGTGCGTCGGTAGGTATGGTATATTGGAATCAGCGCATGAATCAGTTTACGGGTAATTCAAAGTACGTTGACGTTTTGGAGCGTTCGATGTATAATGGGGCTCTGGCAGGTATTTCCTTGTCTGGCGACAGATTTTTCTATGTGAATCCGTTGGAGGCTGATGGCTCTCACCACCGCAAGGCGTGGTATGGCTGCGCTTGTTGTCCAAGTCAAATTTCCCGGTTCCTTCCTTCAATTGGCAATTATATTTATGGAACTTCTAAAGAGGCTGTCTGGGTTAATCTTTATATTGGTAATAGAACTGAAATTCCAATGGATAATGGTACTCTTCTTGTTGAACAGGAAACTAATTATCCTTGGGATGGTAATGTTAAATTAAAGATTACCTCTCCCAAAGGGTTGGATAAAGAATTCCGTTTGCGAATTCCGGGATGGTGCAAAAAATATTCTATTAAAGTGAATGATGAAAAATTTAATGCGCCGGTTGAGAATGGGTATGCCGTTATTAACAATAAATGGAAAACAGGTGATGTAATTGTTTTTAAAATGGACATGGATATTCAAGTGGTTGCTGCGGACGAAAGAGTGAAAGAAAATGTAGGGAAACGTGCCATCCAAAGGGGACCTATTGTTTACTGTTTGGAAGAAGCCGACAATAAAGACAGCTTTGACAGGGTGGCTATTTCTCCGAAAACTACCTTTAAAAGTAAGTTTGAGTCCAATTTTCTTGATGGTGTTACCTCAATTGAGGCTGCCAATAAAGATCAAAAGTTTCTGTTGATTCCTTACTATGCATGGGACAACAGAGAGGCTGGGAAGATGAAGGTATGGATTGATTATAAAACGAATTAATATTAGTAGGTTGACATGAAAAAAATACTATTACTTATTTTTTCTGTTTTAATCGTTTTTCCTGCAATTAGCGCTTCGGAAAAAGATAAAGGTGATAATCGCATTAATTATCTTAATAACCGGTATCCATTGATAAGAAAACCTTATGTTAAGCTACCTTTGGGTTCGATTAAACCAAAAGGTTGGATGCTGGAACAACTCAAGCTTATGCAAGAGGGAATGACTGGTAATCTGGATAAGGTTTATGAAATGGTTATGGGTAAAAGAAACGGATGGTTAGGAGGAGATGGTGATGTTTGGGAACGGGGGCCTTATTGGATTGACGGATTATTGCCCTTGGCATATATTCTTAACGACCAAGCATTAAAGGATAAAGTAAAACCTTGGATTGAGTGGTGCCTGGCTTCTCAAAAAGAGAACGGTTACTTTGGTCCTGATACTGACAGAGCCAATGAACCAGGTCTTCAAAGGAATAATGCGCATGATTGGTGGCCTAAAATGGTTATGCTTAAAGTGATGCAGCAGTATTATTCGGCTACCGGAGATGCACGTGTAATTGGTTTTTTAACAAAATATTTTAAATATCAGCTGGAACAATTACCTGTAAATCCGTTGGATAAATGGACTTTCTGGGGTGCTCAGCGTGGCGGAGATAATTTGATGATTGTGTATTGGTTGTATAATATTACTGGGGACAAATTTTTACTTGATCTGGGGGAACTTATCCATAAACAGACATTTAACTGGACGGATGTCTTTTTGCATCAAGATCATTTGTCGCGCCAGCTCAGCATGCATTGCGTGAATCTTGCTCAAGGTTTTAAGGAACCCGTGATTTATTATCAACAGAATAAAAATACGGAACAAATCGCCGCGGTTAAAAAGGCTGTCCGAGATATGCGCCATACGATTGGGTTACCAACTGGTCTATGGGGTGGAGATGAGCTGCTCAGATTTGGAAATCCTACGTTAGGTTCCGAATTATGTACTGCTGTGGAAATGATGTTTTCTTTAGAGGAAATGCTGGAAATAACAGGTGATATTCAGTGGGCTGATTATTTGGAACGGATAGCTTATAATGTGCTTCCTACTCAGGTAACGGATGATTATTCCTCGCGTCAGTATTTTCAGCAAGTAAATCAGGTTTCTGTAACAAGAGACTGGAGGGATTTTGTTACACCTCATGATGATACTGATTTGCTGTTTGGTAAATTGACTGGGTATCCTTGTTGCACGTCGAATTTGCATCAGGGATGGCCTAAACTGGTGCAAAATTTGTGGTATGCCACAGATGATAATGGTGTTGCCGCATTAGTTTATGCACCTTCTGAGGTGACAATAAAGGTTTCAAATGGAGTGCAAGTGTGTGTTAAAGAAGATACGGGGTATCCTTTTGAGGAAAGAGTGCGTTTTCAGTTTGAATTTGTTGATATGAAAATTAAAAAATCATTCTTCCCATTCCATTTCCGTATTCCTGCATGGTGTACCAGTCCGGTAGTTTCCTTAAATGGACAGGTTATTCCTGTTGATGTTTATTCCGGCGAAATCGCAAGGATTAACAGAGAATGGGTTAATGGCGATGTACTGAGTGTTGAGCTTCCGATGCATGTCGATGTTAGTTACTGGTTCGATGGTGCGGCTGTAATTGAGCGAGGTCCTTTGCTCTATTCTTTAAAAATGGAAGAAAAATGGGTAAAGAAACCAGTTGAAAAGAATTCGGATAATAAATATGGGAATTGGTATTATGAAGTTACATCCAATTCTCCGTGGAACTATTCGTTGCTTAGTAATTCGCTGAAGAAGGATAGTATTGGACAGAATTTTGTTGTAGAAAAAAAGTCAACTATAGCTTCTTATCCTTGGAATACAGAGAATGCACCCATTACTATCCGAACCAAAGGACGACGAATTCCTGGATGGCAGTTATATAGAGGGTCGACAGGTTCAATTCCGTTTTTTACCCAACAAGGGAAGGATTATTTAGAGAATGAAGAGGAGGTTGAGCTTATTCCTTATGGTTGTACAACCCTTCGTATTACTGAGTTCCCTATCCGGTAGTTTTTAATTGTATAAATCACCCCAGATTCCAACCCAATATGTTTTCTATGGGATAGAATCTGGGGTGTTTTTTTTATATGGGAAGGCTTATATTCCAAAAATTCATTTACTGAGGAATTGTACAACACCAACGGTTCTATGACAAAAGATTTAAACAAAGAATAATTCGACAAATAGCTAATGGTCTTACTGTTTACATTGATATCTTATATATGCCGTTATGCCGTACGGAGATGAATGATTTGTTATCGTTGTAAATGAAGAAATCATTTTTTACAAAATTATTATCATCGTTTTTCAGAAGTGTGACCTCTTTTGTACTCAAATCTAAGAGGTAATAACCGTCTAGTTTTACTTCAGAGTCATAATCAAAGCTCTTAAAGAAGATAAGTTTATTGTCGCTTAAGTTGACTAAACGTGGAAAATTGTATTGTTTGCCTTTTTCGAATGGTTCTTGAAAAACAATTTTATCATCTTTGTAGATTACCAATCTTTTATAGTCAGCTTTATAATTATAATCGTAATAGGAATCGACAACAATATAATAACCTGAGTTTTCATCGGAATAAACTATGTAGGATAAATTGTCATTTATGCCTAATGTCTTCGTAAATTCGGCCTTATTAAAATCAAATGTAGTATTCTTTAAATAGATTTTCTCAAAACTATATTCCCTTAAATTGGTCAAATCGGCAGTATATTCTTTTTTGGAGCCTTCATCAAAATTAATATACGAAACAGATTTTGAGACAAGGGGTTTTGAGATTATAATTGAGTTGTTTACAACCCTCGAGAATCGGCCATAATCTGCAGATCCCCAATCAATAAATGAACTTTTTTTCGTGTTAACATTGTAATTGAGTATCGCACAGGAGTCCGCCTCCAAAAAGTGATTTGCATAGTTTCGTGTACTTACAATTAGATCGTTATCGCTTTTTGAACGAATTAACAACGAAAAGAAATCCTCGTCTAAAACTTCCACCTTATTTTCAGAAAGTGTAAGTCGTTTCAAAACGCATTTGTTATTGATATAGTCGTTGTAAAAAACTACATTTCTGGACGGAGACAGATCAAAATCCAGCAGTTGATTGACCGAAACCAATTCTTCATAGTTGAGTCGGTTAGCGTATTCATGTTTGTAATAGTTTATATTAAAATCTTCCTGGTAAAGGGTGTCGTTTACTTCTTGTGTAGCGCGAATTACAATTTCATAATTATCATTTGTATTAAAATCGTATTTGATGGAAGCTTTTGAGATTCCTATAATGTGCTCGTCTGCAACAAAAGAGCTTTTAGCCAGCTCTTTGTTATCTTTCTTCAATATAAGAGAATAGGCTTTGCCTGCCTGAGAACGAATTGAGAAAGTAAACTTATCGAAGGCCGTCGGATTCAATTTAAAATCTAAATCATCGATTGTTTTTGCGATAATAGTCATTTCCTTAGAATTGTCATTAAGGATTTCATCGCTCGTACAGGAGAGCATAAAGAGCGGAGAAAATACAAGAATTAGAATAATATACTTCATGATTCAACTGGTTAAGTTTAAAGTATTAAATTAATCTTGAAACAAAGGTATTAATTAAGAAATAATACGATATAATTATGTTACTGAAAATATCAATTTTAGTTTAATTTATGAATTCATTTCTTTGTTGAACGGGAATGGTTTGACGAAAAAAAGGCAAATGGGTGCTCCATTTGCCTTTTTTAGTGAGAGAAGGTAATTGCCTTTATTTGGCGGGTTCCATTACTACTTCTACGGTATTGCCTTGTTTTAACAACGTTTTGGCCAGGGCCTGAATGCCGGCGGGGGTGATGGCTTTCAGGGTGGTTTCGTAGGTTGTATGATCGTCTCGCTTTTTATCGTAGTATGTGTCCAGGGTATTGAGCCAGTAGCTGTTTTCCTGCAGTGCTTCGGCATGCTTTTTCAGCATATTTTCCTTTGTTTTGTTAAAGTCTTCCACGCGTGGTCCGGTTTCGGAAATTCTTTTAAGCTCGTTATGCACAATTGCATTCATCTGTGCACGTTTGGCCGGATCGGTGTCGAAGTAAGTTTGCAGGATCGTTTGTCCTTCGGGGAAGCTTGCAATCTTCACGGAAGTCTGCACGCCATAGGTTCCTCCTTCGTCTTCACGAACCTTTTCCGTGTAAACTAAATCGAGAATTTGTTTCAGCATGGTTATAGTCAGCCTGTTTTCCAAAGTAAAAGGCAGATTTCCGCTGAAGAAATTAACAATTGATGCCTTTGGTGTTTGCAAAGAGCGGGCAAAGTGATTGGTATAGGTGCCATTGCGCAATACAGGAACCTCTTTTACATTCCCTTTTTCCACCCGTTTCAATGAGGGAAGGGTAGCCAGGTATTGTTGTATAAAAGGTTTCAGCGTATCCGGATTTACATTTCCTACGAACGTGAAAATGAAGTCTGACGCGTCTGCGTATCTTTCTTTATACATGTCCAGGATACGTTGGTAGCTTATTTGCGCAAAGTCGGCTTCTTTTAAACGCTGAACCCTGGGGTTTCCGTCGTAGATAGCTTTGGTAATCGTATCGCTAAAGGCAACCATAGGATTCAGTTCTAGGTTCTGAAGCTGGGCTTTCATGCGTCCTTCGAAAGAAGTATAGGCTTCTGTATCCGGGCGCAAGGCTGTAAACTGAAGGTAGATAAGCTGACAAAGGGTTTCCAGATCGGCCGGTGTTGAGCGTCCATTCAGACTTTCGTTGTCCAATCCCAGACTTGCTGATAAAGAAACCTGCTTTCCTGCAAGTACTTTTGTTAAATCAGTGGCACTGAAATTGCCTAACCCACCAAGGCCGATTACTTCGTTAAAGAGCTTAAGGTTGGGTACATCAGCCTTCCCGAACAAGGTACTTCCGCCCGGGCTGGTAGCTGTCATCAGTATTTCATCTTTCTTATACTCGGTTTGTTTTACAACCACTTTAACGCCGTTTCCAAGGGTGAACACGGTAGATCCAAAGAGCGGATCAACCTCTTGCTTTGTAATTTTACCCGGGGCAGGAAGATTGGCAACCAACGGCTCGTTGGATATAGTTTCTTTATACGGTTCTACGGCTATTTTTTGAGCCTTCATGAAGGTACGAAGCAGTTCATCTTCCGAAGGGTAGGTGAGGCCTTCTTTTGCCGGACCCGTAAGAGAGATGACAATGTTTTTCTCCCCAATCATGTCCTGTATATACTGATTTACCTGTTCTACGGGAATGCCGGGTGCAATTTGGTTGATTAACGTATATTCCATTTCTATACCCGGAATGTAGCCTCCGTCTGTAAAGTGAGAAACATATTCGTTTGTATAGGCATCGTTTTTCTGTTTTTCGCGCTCATTGAACTGGGTTTCGTAGCTTTTCAGCACATTGATTCGTGCTCGTTCGTATTCCGAAGCTGTGAATCCGTACTGTTTAAGCCGTTGTGTTTCGGCAACCATGGCGGTAAGAGATTCGTTTATCTTTCCTTCTTTAGCCAGACAAGCGACCGACCACGCGTCTTTGGATTTGGCAATCATGTAATCGCCGTCCGATGCCTGTGCATCTACGAAGGGAGGATTTCCTTTCTGAAGAAGTTCATTGAACCGGTCGGTCATCATGGTACTGGCAACGTTGCGGATATAATCCATTACAAGTCCCATTGGAGTGGCGTACAAGTCGCGCGGCAGTTTATCGTGTTTATAGAAAAGATACAAAATAATGTTGGATGCCTCCTTGTCGGTTGCAACCGATACCAGCGGCAGATCGTTGTCGGGAACCTGATGCATTTCTCTTACGGCAGCGTTTACTGGTGATGGAATATCGGCAAACATAGTTTTTAAACGGGCTTCCACCACGTCAACGTCTACATCGCCTACAATAATTACCGATTGCAAATCGGGACGGTACCACTTTTTATAATAGGCGCGCAGTTCTTCGGGTTTGAAATTATTGATAACATCGATCGAACCGATGGGCATACGGTTTGCGTAACGGCTTCCCGGATACATTTTGGGCAGTTGCTGCTCCCATAAGCGTGCCTGTGCATCCTGACGTGTACGCCATTCTTCGCGGATAACGCCTCTTTCTTTTTCTATGGCCGTATCTTCCAACGCAATAAAGCCTGACCAGTCGTGCAGAATAAGCATACAGGAGTCAACAACATCCTGTCGGGTTACCGGTGCATTCATTATCATATAAACGGTCTCGTCGAACGATGTATACGCATTCAGGTTTTCTCCGCCACGTATTCCAACGCTTTCTGTATAGTCGTCGATGCCATGGTTCGGAAAATTCTTTGATCCATTGAAGGCCATGTGTTCCAAGAAGTGAGCCAGACCAGCCTGAGAATCTTCTTCCTGCATGGAACCTACTCGCTGCGCGATGTAGAAGTCGGCTCTTTCTTTAGGTTGTTCGTTGTGCCGGATGTAATAGGTTAATCCGTTGGTAAGCTTCCCATATCTCACCTTCGGGTCGATAGGAAGTGGTTGCATTTCCTGCTGAGCCATAACAGGCATAAAAATGCCGGCTACAAGCAACAATAATAATAAAGTACGATTTTTCATTCTGAATAAAGTTATTAATTTGTCTCCGTTATGAGAGGAGGGTTTCTTATTCAGAAAACAAAAATAACCGATAATTTTAATATTTAATATATTTTGACTTATTTCTTGTTTGTTTTTGTTTGATTAAAGCTTTTTGGCTAAAATATGCATGTTCTTTAACATGTTTTATTTGAAA is from uncultured Macellibacteroides sp. and encodes:
- a CDS encoding beta-L-arabinofuranosidase domain-containing protein; translation: MKKILLLIFSVLIVFPAISASEKDKGDNRINYLNNRYPLIRKPYVKLPLGSIKPKGWMLEQLKLMQEGMTGNLDKVYEMVMGKRNGWLGGDGDVWERGPYWIDGLLPLAYILNDQALKDKVKPWIEWCLASQKENGYFGPDTDRANEPGLQRNNAHDWWPKMVMLKVMQQYYSATGDARVIGFLTKYFKYQLEQLPVNPLDKWTFWGAQRGGDNLMIVYWLYNITGDKFLLDLGELIHKQTFNWTDVFLHQDHLSRQLSMHCVNLAQGFKEPVIYYQQNKNTEQIAAVKKAVRDMRHTIGLPTGLWGGDELLRFGNPTLGSELCTAVEMMFSLEEMLEITGDIQWADYLERIAYNVLPTQVTDDYSSRQYFQQVNQVSVTRDWRDFVTPHDDTDLLFGKLTGYPCCTSNLHQGWPKLVQNLWYATDDNGVAALVYAPSEVTIKVSNGVQVCVKEDTGYPFEERVRFQFEFVDMKIKKSFFPFHFRIPAWCTSPVVSLNGQVIPVDVYSGEIARINREWVNGDVLSVELPMHVDVSYWFDGAAVIERGPLLYSLKMEEKWVKKPVEKNSDNKYGNWYYEVTSNSPWNYSLLSNSLKKDSIGQNFVVEKKSTIASYPWNTENAPITIRTKGRRIPGWQLYRGSTGSIPFFTQQGKDYLENEEEVELIPYGCTTLRITEFPIR
- a CDS encoding insulinase family protein translates to MKNRTLLLLLLVAGIFMPVMAQQEMQPLPIDPKVRYGKLTNGLTYYIRHNEQPKERADFYIAQRVGSMQEEDSQAGLAHFLEHMAFNGSKNFPNHGIDDYTESVGIRGGENLNAYTSFDETVYMIMNAPVTRQDVVDSCMLILHDWSGFIALEDTAIEKERGVIREEWRTRQDAQARLWEQQLPKMYPGSRYANRMPIGSIDVINNFKPEELRAYYKKWYRPDLQSVIIVGDVDVDVVEARLKTMFADIPSPVNAAVREMHQVPDNDLPLVSVATDKEASNIILYLFYKHDKLPRDLYATPMGLVMDYIRNVASTMMTDRFNELLQKGNPPFVDAQASDGDYMIAKSKDAWSVACLAKEGKINESLTAMVAETQRLKQYGFTASEYERARINVLKSYETQFNEREKQKNDAYTNEYVSHFTDGGYIPGIEMEYTLINQIAPGIPVEQVNQYIQDMIGEKNIVISLTGPAKEGLTYPSEDELLRTFMKAQKIAVEPYKETISNEPLVANLPAPGKITKQEVDPLFGSTVFTLGNGVKVVVKQTEYKKDEILMTATSPGGSTLFGKADVPNLKLFNEVIGLGGLGNFSATDLTKVLAGKQVSLSASLGLDNESLNGRSTPADLETLCQLIYLQFTALRPDTEAYTSFEGRMKAQLQNLELNPMVAFSDTITKAIYDGNPRVQRLKEADFAQISYQRILDMYKERYADASDFIFTFVGNVNPDTLKPFIQQYLATLPSLKRVEKGNVKEVPVLRNGTYTNHFARSLQTPKASIVNFFSGNLPFTLENRLTITMLKQILDLVYTEKVREDEGGTYGVQTSVKIASFPEGQTILQTYFDTDPAKRAQMNAIVHNELKRISETGPRVEDFNKTKENMLKKHAEALQENSYWLNTLDTYYDKKRDDHTTYETTLKAITPAGIQALAKTLLKQGNTVEVVMEPAK
- a CDS encoding carbamoyltransferase: MTVILGISAFYHDSAAALVIDGEIIAAAQEERFTRCKNDASFPTHAISYVLREAGLTGENVDYVAFYEKSFLKFERILETYYAFAPKGIVSFVKSIPLWMKEKLFVKQHIISELKAMDIKSLVLFPEHHLSHAASAFYPSPYEDACILTVDGVGEWATTTIGKGKGNKITCLREIHFPHSLGLFYSAFTYYCGFKVNGGEYKLMGLAPYGQYSQQAMDYIRLIKEHLIDIRLDGSFLLNMNYYNYATGLTMTNDKLWKKIFNVPPRKPESDISQPYIDLAFAAQFVIEEVMLKLAHTAKELTNSDTLVMAGGVALNCVSNEKLYNSRLFKHIWVQPASGDAGGAVGAALAIWHTFLNNKRIVNKKDGMSNTYLGPSFSQRCVDILIRNKDAHAELLSETDLLQKVSVLLRDGAIVGWFQGRMEFGPRSLGNRSILADPRAEGMQKRLNLKIKFRESFRPFAPCILEEDVSNYFERTGPSPYMLFTTGLLPELRKQLPENYKQLTYSNKLYAARSALQAVTHVDFSARIQTVSRENNSLLYDLLRAFKTETGCGILVNTSFNVRGEPIVCNPEDAYSCFCNTGMDYLVIGNYLFSKNK
- a CDS encoding beta-L-arabinofuranosidase domain-containing protein — its product is MKQFVLVSLASLALLTCQKLEGETPLKMVEQVDFSHVHIQDKFWSPRLEKHITATLPVCIDQIENQTGRMQNFVNAAKQSGKHSGIFFDDSDVYKALEGMAYALINHPDANLEKKADEWIAKIASAQQPDGYINTYYTLTGLDKRWTNMDKHEMYCAGHMIEAAVAYYRATGKRTLLDVSIRMADHMMNVFGPDKRHWVPGHEEIELALVKLFQVTKDKRYLNFSNWLLEERGHGHGSKGDEGKWEPIYYQDEKPIREMTDIAGHAVRCMYLYCGMADVAAYKNETSYIVAMNRLWDDVVLRNMYITGGIGSSKHNEGFTEDYDLPNKDAYCETCASVGMVYWNQRMNQFTGNSKYVDVLERSMYNGALAGISLSGDRFFYVNPLEADGSHHRKAWYGCACCPSQISRFLPSIGNYIYGTSKEAVWVNLYIGNRTEIPMDNGTLLVEQETNYPWDGNVKLKITSPKGLDKEFRLRIPGWCKKYSIKVNDEKFNAPVENGYAVINNKWKTGDVIVFKMDMDIQVVAADERVKENVGKRAIQRGPIVYCLEEADNKDSFDRVAISPKTTFKSKFESNFLDGVTSIEAANKDQKFLLIPYYAWDNREAGKMKVWIDYKTN